CGGTCAACCAGCATATTAAATAACTTTGCAGTGGCAAGCGCATCGCCGGCAGCGCGATGCCGGCCATTGATTTCAATTCCGAGTTGAGCGCATAACTTCCCAAGCGAATACGATTGGTACCCGGGCAAAAGCTTGCGCGACAACTTAACCGTACACATGGTTTTTCGGTGGTAATCGTAGCCTAAACGTCTGTACTCTTCCTGTATAAATTTATAATCAAAACTAACATTGTGGGCCACAAAAGTTCTGCCCATGGTCATTTCTACAATCTTTTTGGCAACCTGGTAAAACTTAGGAGCCGATTTTACCATGTGGTTATCAATTCCTGTCAGTTCTGTAATAAAATATGGAATATCCATTTCCGGGTTAATCAGTGTTGAGTACGAGTCGGTAATTTCCTGCCCGTTGTGCTGATAAATGGCAATTTCAGTAATTTTACCGTTTTTATAGCTCTGTCCTGTGGTTTCTATATCGATTATTGAAAACAAAATGTTTTATATTTTGAATTTATTGCGCTTTAATGTTTAAATTTGTTAAAAAATATTATTAAGCATAAAATTAAGGGCAATAACTTTTTTTGATACATGAAAATTAATTTCTAAATTGCCCATAGAATTCAACAAAAAACAAAATAATTTCAAAACTATGAAAAAATTTACTCTTTTCTTTTTTGCCCTTGTTTTGATGATGGGGTCAGCGATGGCTCAAAACTCTGATAACAAATGGGCTATTGGTGTAGGACCTGGTATCGACTATAACCTTGAAAGTGAAAATACTGGCTTCCTGGCCGATTTTTACATCAGTCGTTACTTAAGTCCACGTTTCGACCTGATGCTTGACAACAGACTTTCTTTTGACGAGCCGGGTATTGACGTATTTAATACCTTGTTAAATCTTCGTTTAAAATTATACAACGAAGACAATGCTGTTCAGCCATACCTGTTTGCAGGTCCGGGTATGATGTGGGATAACCTGGAATCAGGTATTAATTTCGATGCCGGTGCCGGTTTGAAATTCCCGGTTAGCGACAATACTTCGTTATTTGTAGCTGCTTCTTACGTTAAAGGTATTGAAGGAATGAGAAGTGTTGACGGTGTTGGAGCCACAGTAACCGACGACCATATTATGGTAACAAGTGTGCTTGAATTT
Above is a genomic segment from uncultured Draconibacterium sp. containing:
- a CDS encoding exonuclease domain-containing protein; translation: MFSIIDIETTGQSYKNGKITEIAIYQHNGQEITDSYSTLINPEMDIPYFITELTGIDNHMVKSAPKFYQVAKKIVEMTMGRTFVAHNVSFDYKFIQEEYRRLGYDYHRKTMCTVKLSRKLLPGYQSYSLGKLCAQLGIEINGRHRAAGDALATAKLFNMLVDRSDLLGNPKAVNNYKLF